A stretch of DNA from Schizosaccharomyces osmophilus chromosome 2, complete sequence:
cgtcgATTCTGAAATCACTGTTTGAATTTTATCATCATGAGCCCTGCACCCTACAAAGATCTCAACAAGGACACTGTTCACACTCATCCTCCAGTTCGTGAGTCGGAGCGCAGAGAAGAGCACGGATGGGGCACTTTAAAGCAAGAACCCCTTATGGAAGACCAGGCTGAACATGATGCAGAGGCTGACATGTCGAAAGACCTGAAGGAAGTCAAGCAAGAGGCCAGTCGCCCTCCTCCATCTAAGTAAAACTTTTAAGTATGATTGGAATAATTACGATTGGTGATGACAActtaatttcctttttgtttatataaaaaacacCTTTTCGCTGTCCATTTGACGACtccttatttatttgtttgttggACGATGATAGTTATATATCTATGTATAATGATGATGACTTGAATGAatagaattgaaaaggttCTTATGATTTGATATGTGGGAAATGGTTCGTAGTACAAttgtgttttatttatatgcATGGTTACTTGGATTGtagtgaagaaaataatcGATGCATTGTATGCAGAAAGGCAAACGCGCGCATACATTACATTCTTTGTAAACctaggaaaaaaaatagtttcCGCTGTTGCACCAGAAACTGTAGAATGATGTTCATTAGTATCAAAGTACGTACTGCCTTCCATgaataatttcatttacATATATTACATATGTTTTATGTGCAAGCGAAAAACACTACCTGCACTTCTAAAAGTTCCTGCCCATCTTTATTATATCCATATACTATACATCATCAGATTTCATTAAAATCGTCAATTGTAACAACAGAAATTTCCTTGTTTgcctttattttttttatttgtatcGTCTCAATAGTACCCATATTTAGTGAACTTGTTTGCGGAAATATTTTCTCCACGCTTCAGCAATTGGGTTTGGAACCGTCTGATCGTGAAGAGAAGTCATATTGTCCGCCGACGACTCCTCTTCTGTGTTTCTATCTTGGGTTCTGCTCGACATTTGTTCTAATTTACTATACCAGTGATTTTCATTAGCATCAGGGTTATACTGTGTTGCTAATGATCCTCGAGAACGAGAGCGGTAACGTTCGCCGCAATCTTCTGAAGTTGTAGATGCACGGGATCCTCGTCTTTGTAGAGTGCAATTTTTCCAACGACGAGTTGGAGAGCTGGAAAGAACAGAGGGATCACACTGGTTATCGTCTTCAAACGAGATGTTTTGATCCTTTATATCACCGGGAGGACGAGTGTTCATAATGCTATTTCATATATAGATTAAACGTGtaataaaatttaaaacTGGTTTTCTTCTGTTAGTAACTTATGAAACGTTCTTGTTCAACAATCCGCTGCATTTTCATACCTTAGAATATATTTCAATTGAGATCACAAATCTTTTCCAACGTAATtaaaaagagaagcaaTGAATAAACAATGTATCGGGGCGGTGTATTATAGTAAAAGTATCAGTGATTGTATTTGTATGatgcttttgtttcaatcCATACAAGATGGGTGGGGGGTATACTTATATATataacattttttttatgaaattgaatttcATAATCTTCTACGTGAATTGCTTCTCATATCTGAATATCTATACGCCATTTGTTGCCCAAACTTTGGATTGACGGAGTGCTTTGCGATATTTTTGTGGCCATCGTCGCCACATTTGAAGTATGAGAAACTGCTCTCAAGAGCAGGAACACAGTTTATAGAATAGGAGAAATGCATAATAACGAGAGAGGAAGTTCAGGAGTGTGCTCAATCACCGGACTCCTGTTGTCAAGATATTGAActttacattttcttttcaacgTACCTTATAGGAAACGTTATCTGTCATTGGAAGGGggaaaaaagtattttttgtattacTAATGAACTTGACATTACTGCATGGCTATAAATGTCAAAGGTCATTGACTAAAAGAACCTTCATAGACAAGCACATTTGTGAATATTCTCTGCCACGCTCAAAAGATATTGCATCTATGCCTGGGATTCATTGGCTCTGTTTTCTATTGAATCAATGTtactttcaattcttttcaacATAATAAAAGCCAACTacttcattgttttttcaccTGTTCTTCACAAGCACATGACGTTACTTTGAAAGTGACATTACATGCGAAACTTACAGAATGTGCACACGATTCTAGCTACTGGACAAATTATCTTGTTTCTAtcatatatttatttttttcatttaactCCTTCTTGTCCCACCGACTCTGCTAGCTCTTCGTTTTTGCCTACCTTTTTGAATCTTGATGACaaacagaaacaaaaacaaaaacaaaatttcataCAAATAACAAGGAATAATAGCAGCGCAAAGCAACACTACGATACGTACCCTTTACCACCAAAACGTACGCTATTCATTTAACGGGTGCGTCTAGAACATCACTATCTGTATTTCGGTTTCTAATTACATTTTCGTTTGCCATTCACAACAAGCCCGTTCGTTAGGAAACAATTCCTACCGcattgaaaagaataatttcCATTTTTAAAGAACATAAGTATGTATTCCAAAAACCCAAGGTATGACCTCGCCGCCTACCCAGGCGACCCTCGCCGCCGACTTCGTAAAAATGTTCGATTTGAAACGCCTGTCGAAGACGACGATGAATACCGTGAATTTGAAGACAGTGACAGTGATGATCAAAAGTTTGAAGATCGCGATCCTCGAAAACGCGTTGATCCCATCCAACATATGCTACTCATCCACCGTCTCAACCGTATCTCCCAATCCTCTAAACATACTTTCCTCTTTATGCTTGTgtgctttgtttttttctttttcatcttaATCGGCTTTTTCTCACTTCGTTCTCATTAAAAAGGTATCCCTTCTCGTAATTGAACTCCCTTATTATGCTGAGGTAAAAATGTCCGAATTGTTTTCTATTCCTTGTTCTGCCGGtcctttttgttatttaaatttcaaaaaactttccttttgtcctctcctttttctttgtccCTGCAGACTTGTCCGGCCTTTGTGATTGGAATCTCACTTACTTTAGAATTGACGCTTCAATTATGTCCGATcgttttttcaataaattaagTCCTACTTATAATTTATTACTACCCATTTCGTTTCATATATTTACGACAAATTAGTTGATATGATACCTCATTCTATAATTCAACTCCATCCTGAATATTCTCTCATCTTAATAGTCAATAATAATGTATTAGCCTTAGCGCGCATTTCTATTACTACAAATTGCAGAATCGTAaagcttttcctttaaGAAACTATATACCCAAGAACCACAatccaacaaaagagaGACGCTGAATTTGAAACCAACCTCCCTggaaaagataaagattTTCAAGACTTCATAGCACAT
This window harbors:
- the smp4 gene encoding Stm1/Oga1 family protein Smp4 — its product is MSPAPYKDLNKDTVHTHPPVRESERREEHGWGTLKQEPLMEDQAEHDAEADMSKDLKEVKQEASRPPPSK
- a CDS encoding Schizosaccharomyces specific protein encodes the protein MNTRPPGDIKDQNISFEDDNQCDPSVLSSSPTRRWKNCTLQRRGSRASTTSEDCGERYRSRSRGSLATQYNPDANENHWYSKLEQMSSRTQDRNTEEESSADNMTSLHDQTVPNPIAEAWRKYFRKQVH
- a CDS encoding Schizosaccharomyces specific protein — its product is MYSKNPRYDLAAYPGDPRRRLRKNVRFETPVEDDDEYREFEDSDSDDQKFEDRDPRKRVDPIQHMLLIHRLNRISQSSKHTFLFMLVCFVFFFFILIGFFSLRSH